The following nucleotide sequence is from Candidatus Hydrogenedentota bacterium.
CTCATCATCGGAAAGGAGTGACATGGGCAAGGCGCCGCGAAAACCCGCTCCGGGCATCGCCCCGCTCCCCGCGCCGCTGCCCATGTCCCGCGCGGAAATGAAGGCGCTGGGCTGGGATGAGCTGGACGTGCTGCTCGTGTCCGGCGACGCCTATGTGGACCACCCCTCCTTCGGCACGGCCCTCATCGGGCGCTGGCTCCAGTTTAACGGCTACCGCGTGGGCATTGTGGCGCAGCCCCGCTGGAACATACCGGAGGACATCATGCGCCTCGGCAGGCCCCGCCTTTTCGCGGGGGTCACGGCGGGCGCCCTGGACTCGCTGCTGGCGCACTACACCGCCTTCCGCAAACTGCGCCACGACGACGCCTACACGCCGGGAAACCGCCACGGCGCGCGGCCAAACCGCGCCTGCATCGTCTACACCGGCCTGGTGCGCCAGGCCTTCCCCGGCCTGCCCGTGGTGCTCGGCGGCGTCGAAGCCTCCCTGCGCCGCGCCGTCCACTACGACTTCTGGACGGACAAAATGCGGCGCTCCCTCCTGCTGGACAGCAAGGCGGACCTGCTGGTCTACGGCATGGGCGAGCGGGCCGTGCTGGAGGCGGCGCGCCGCCTGGAAAACACCCCGGAGGGCGTGAAACCCGCCGAGGCGCTGCGCGGAATCCCGGGCACGGCCTTCGCCGTGTCCAAACTGGACGGCATCCTCCCCGACGGGGAGGAGCCGGTGACACTGCCGGGACTCGCGGAAATCACGGCGGACCCGAAGGCCCTCATGACCGCCACACTCGCCCTCGAGCGGCAGGTGCACCAGGGGACCCGCTGGGCCGTGCAGGACAACGGCGGGCGGCAGGTGGTCTTCACGCCGCCCGCCGCGCCGCTGGACACGGCGGAAATGGACGCGCTCCACGGGATGCCCTTTACCCGCCGCCAGCACCCCCTGCACCGGGAGCCCGTCCCGGCGGCCCGCATGATCCAGTTCAGCATCACGGCGCACAGGGGCTGCGCCGGGGGCTGCACCTTCTGCTCCATCACCCTGCACCAGGGGCGGCAAATCCAGTCGCGCAGCGCGGCGTCGCTCCTGGACGAGGCCCGGACCCTCACCCGCCACCCCGACTGGGCGGGTAGCATCAGCGACGTGGGCGGGCCCACGGCCAACATGTGGGGCGCGCGCTGCGCCCTGGGTCCGGCGTCGTGCCGCCGCACGGACTGCCTCACGCCGAAGGTCTGCCCGCACTTCAAAACGGACGACGCCGGGCTGGTGGGGCTGCTGCGGGACATGGCCGAACTGGACGGCGTGCGCCACCTGCGCGTCGCCAGCGGCGTGCGCTACGACCTGGACGGCGGGGACGGCGTTTATCTGCGCGCACTGGTGAACGAGTTTGTCGGCGGCCAGTTAAAGGTGGCCCCGGAGCACACCAGCGACAAGGTGCTGCGCCTCATGCGTAAGCCCGCGTTCCAGCGCTTCGAGGCGTTTCTGGAACTCTTCGCCGCGGCCTCCTGCGAGGCGGGCCGCGAGCAGTATGTCATCCCCTACCTCATCAGCGCCTTTCCCGGCTGCACCGACGACGACATGCGCGGGCTGGCCGCGTGGCTTAAACAGCGCGGCTGGCGGCCCCGCCAGGTGCAGTGTTTCATCCCCACCCCCGGCACGGTGGCCACCGCCATGTACCATGCGGGCATTGACCCGAAGGGAACCCCCCTTCCCGTGGCCCGCACCGACGCCGAACGCATCCGCCAGCACCGCATCCTCATGCCCCTCGAAAGCGGCGAGCCGCGCGAGATGGGCTGAAAAGAAGCCCCCGCCCCGGGGCATGCCCGCGCATTCCAAAGGGAAACCGCGTCCGGGCGCGTGCGCCCGTTTCATTCCTCCGCCGGAGCCGCTCAGCCGAAGTCGTCGTAGGCTATCATGTCGTCCTCGACACCGAGGCTGTGGAGCATGTTGGTGCAGGCGCTGAGCATCATCGGCGGGCCGCAGAGGTAGTACTCGATGTCCTCGGGGGCCTTGTGCTTGCTGAGGTACTCGTCGTGCAGCACCTGGTGGATGAACCCCGTGAGCCCGGTCCAGTTGTCCTCGGGCATGGGCTCGGACAGGGCCGTGTGCCAGGTGAAATTGGGGTTTTCGGCGGCGATGGAGTCGAAGTCCTCGACATAGAACATTTCGCGAAGGCTGCGCGCCCCGTACCAGAAGGTGGCCTTGCGCTTCGTCTTCAGCCGGCGGAACTGGTCGAAGATGTGGGAGCGCATGGGCGCCATGCCCGCGCCGCCGCCGATGAAGCACATCTCGCGCTCCGTCTCCTTGGCGAAGAACTCGCCGAAGGGGCCGGATATGGTGGCCTCGTCGCCGGGCTTCAGCGAGAAGATGTACGACGACATCAGCCCCGGCGGGATGCCCTGCGTGCGCGGCGGCGGCGTGGCGATGCGCACGTTCAGCATGATGATGCCGTACTCCTCGGGATAGTTCGCCATCGAGTAGGCGCGGACGACGTTCTCCTCGGCCGTCGAGTTGAGGTCCCAGAGCTTGAAGGCGTCCCAGGCGTCCCGGTACTCGGACTCGACGTCAAAGTCCCTGTAGTGGACCGTCCCGGCGGGGCGCTCGATCTGGATGTAGCCGCCCGCGCGGAACGGAACGCTCTCGCCCTCGGGAAGCTCCAGCACCAGCTCCTTGATGAACGTGGCGACGTTGTGGTTCGACCGCACCTTGCAGCGCCATTTCCGGACCTCGAAAATCTCCGGCGGTATCTCGATCTTCAGGTTGTTCTTCACCTTCACCTGGCAGGACAGGCGTGTGCCCTCCCGGGCCTCGCCCCGGTTGACGTGCCCCGCCTCGGTCGGCAGCAGCGAGCCGCCCCCCTCGTGCACCTTCACCTTGCACACGCCGCAGGAACCCTTGCCGCCGCAGGCGGAGGGGACGAATATCTTGTTCGCCGCGAGGGTGTTGAGCAGGGTGCTCCCGGCGGGGGTCACCAGCGCCTTCGACTCGTCGTCGTTGATGAGGATTTTCACGTCACCCGACGCCACCAGTTTCGACTTGGCCGCCAGCAGCACGGCGACCAGCGCGAGAATCACGGTGCAGAACGCTATCACACCCATGACAATCGTAATCATTCCGCCACCCATAGGGGCATTCTCCTTCTCAATAAAGACACAAAACGCGCGCGGCTCAGAGCTGGATGCCCGCGAACGACATGAATCCCAGGGCCATCAGCCCCGTGAGCGTGAACGCGATGCCCAGCCCGCGCAGGGCCGGGGGAACATTGCTGTACTTCATCCGCTCGCGGATGCCGGCCATTGCGGCGATGGCCAGGGCCCACCCCAGACCGGAACCCGCACCGTACACGACGCTCTCGCCGAAGGTGTAACTGCGCTCCACCATGAACAGCGACCCGCCGAGA
It contains:
- a CDS encoding YgiQ family radical SAM protein yields the protein MSRAEMKALGWDELDVLLVSGDAYVDHPSFGTALIGRWLQFNGYRVGIVAQPRWNIPEDIMRLGRPRLFAGVTAGALDSLLAHYTAFRKLRHDDAYTPGNRHGARPNRACIVYTGLVRQAFPGLPVVLGGVEASLRRAVHYDFWTDKMRRSLLLDSKADLLVYGMGERAVLEAARRLENTPEGVKPAEALRGIPGTAFAVSKLDGILPDGEEPVTLPGLAEITADPKALMTATLALERQVHQGTRWAVQDNGGRQVVFTPPAAPLDTAEMDALHGMPFTRRQHPLHREPVPAARMIQFSITAHRGCAGGCTFCSITLHQGRQIQSRSAASLLDEARTLTRHPDWAGSISDVGGPTANMWGARCALGPASCRRTDCLTPKVCPHFKTDDAGLVGLLRDMAELDGVRHLRVASGVRYDLDGGDGVYLRALVNEFVGGQLKVAPEHTSDKVLRLMRKPAFQRFEAFLELFAAASCEAGREQYVIPYLISAFPGCTDDDMRGLAAWLKQRGWRPRQVQCFIPTPGTVATAMYHAGIDPKGTPLPVARTDAERIRQHRILMPLESGEPREMG
- a CDS encoding NADH:ubiquinone reductase (Na(+)-transporting) subunit F, with protein sequence MITIVMGVIAFCTVILALVAVLLAAKSKLVASGDVKILINDDESKALVTPAGSTLLNTLAANKIFVPSACGGKGSCGVCKVKVHEGGGSLLPTEAGHVNRGEAREGTRLSCQVKVKNNLKIEIPPEIFEVRKWRCKVRSNHNVATFIKELVLELPEGESVPFRAGGYIQIERPAGTVHYRDFDVESEYRDAWDAFKLWDLNSTAEENVVRAYSMANYPEEYGIIMLNVRIATPPPRTQGIPPGLMSSYIFSLKPGDEATISGPFGEFFAKETEREMCFIGGGAGMAPMRSHIFDQFRRLKTKRKATFWYGARSLREMFYVEDFDSIAAENPNFTWHTALSEPMPEDNWTGLTGFIHQVLHDEYLSKHKAPEDIEYYLCGPPMMLSACTNMLHSLGVEDDMIAYDDFG